One Dysidea avara chromosome 7, odDysAvar1.4, whole genome shotgun sequence genomic region harbors:
- the LOC136261175 gene encoding uncharacterized protein, giving the protein MSDMKPLPSGILIVSLVSTVITSGNHLTEPEQSSLSNCSVSYSNIPKFCQQYYTNASFWLGTTNDTLRTVLESVKVTILTNVSDEVSLDTLQRHLCYYYYPLCDPLTGDIITECDESCHRLNGDHNYTTLLNRIATEIMFHGIEPPDGTCVSRYYGAAGNIPVSPYCVRTEDSTHSVQDSIGISCVPLPSDHKCYSMLSAPYYAPNVTKVTSNFLINIVTITQGLQDTNFCSGTLFSVLLCAYLFPSCDFNTSKLIPICPETCSRINAEVEECRNILDDKVFDLIPDLRVLIDNSDCFNTSTYYTVLPEFVSDKLCTNLSELNMMC; this is encoded by the exons ATGTCTGACATGAAACCATTGCCTTCTGGAATTTTGATCGTTTCTCTCGTTAGTACTGTTATCACAAGTGGCAATCATCTAACTGAACCGGAGCAGTCATCTTTGAGCAA CTGTTCAGTATCATATAGCAACATACCTAAGTTTTGTCAACAATATTATACCAATGCATCTTTCTGGCTGGGAACAACCAATGATACGCTTAGAACTGTATTGGAATCTGTTAAGGTCACCATTCTAACTAATGTTTCTGATGAAGTGAGTCTGGACACATTACAACGTCACCTTTGTTACTACTACTACCCACTGTGTGATCCATTAACTGGTGATATCATAACAGAGTGTGATGAAAGTTGTCACAGACTGAATGGAGACCATAACTATACTACCCTGCTAAATAGAATAGCCACTGAAATTATGTTTCATGGAATTGAGCCACCTGATGGTACATGTGTTAGTAGGTACTATGGAGCAGCCGGGAACATTCCTGTTAGTCCTTACTGTGTACGTACTGAAG ATTCTACACATTCTGTACAAGATTCGATTGGAATAAG CTGTGTCCCTCTTCCAAGTGACCACAAGTGCTACAGTATGCTATCTGcaccctattatgctccaaatgtCACAAAAGTTACTTCAAACTTTTTGATAAACATCGTAACAATAACTCAAGGCCTTCAAGACACCAATTTCTGCAGTGGAACACTTTTTTCTGtgttgctttgtgcatacctattTCCAAGTTGTGATTTTAACACTTCTAAACTAATCCCAATTTGTCCTGAGACGTGTTCAAGAATTAATGCTGAAGTTGAAGAGTGTCGTAACATTTTGGATGACAAGGTTTTTGATCTCATTCCAGATTTGCGTGTGCTTATAGATAATTCTGATTGTTTTAATACTTCTACATACTACACTGTGCTACCAGAGTTTGTTTCAGACAAGTTGTGCACTAACCTCAGTGAGTTGAACATGATGTGTTGA